From Luteolibacter arcticus, one genomic window encodes:
- the tkt gene encoding transketolase has translation MNTAILSQAATQARGLAMDAVHACNSGHLGLPLGCAEIGAVLYSGALRQNPDAPKWLNRDRFILSAGHGSMFLYTWLHLSGYALPLDELKRFRQLGSHTPGHPESFETVGVEATTGPLGQGIGNAVGFALSGKRAAAKFNTADHVIFDQHIFALHGDGCLQEGVAKEAIAFAGHTGLDNLILIYDSNDVTLDAMADRTQGEDAEAYFKSQQWDAVTIDGHDFAAIAAAIEKAKSDKNGRPKVIIAKTLIGKGIPQVAGTASAHGEGGAKFIDEARANLGLPADEHFYVSAEVYAHFAEVKAEQKKGFEAWTATYNAWSAANPELAAELTNSVAGAVPSDLSSKIPAFAADYKDATRGAGGVVVQALAKAVPQFITGSADLYGSTKNYIKDGGDFSASNPLGRNIWFGIREHAMGAICNGIAYDGLFRASGATFMVFADYVRPAIRLASLSKLPVTYIFTHDSVGVGEDGPTHQPVETVSGLRVIPNLDVIRPADAEETAGAFVAAQLRSDGPTMLSLTRQAVPLMNELSVEERRDGVLRGGYIAKKENGDLKLILMSSGSELQHAMAAVAELGDGVRVVSMPCFERFDRQGADYQESVLPKSCTKRIAIEAGVSGLWWKYVGLGGKVLGIDRFGISAPGNTVMKELGMTKEHVVAAAKAL, from the coding sequence ATGAATACCGCCATCCTCTCCCAAGCCGCGACCCAAGCACGCGGCCTCGCCATGGACGCCGTCCATGCTTGCAACTCCGGCCACCTGGGCCTGCCGCTCGGCTGTGCGGAGATCGGCGCCGTCCTCTACAGCGGCGCTCTCCGCCAGAATCCGGACGCTCCGAAATGGCTCAACCGCGACCGTTTCATCCTCTCCGCCGGCCACGGCTCGATGTTCCTCTACACGTGGCTTCACCTCTCCGGCTACGCGCTGCCGCTGGATGAACTGAAGCGCTTCCGCCAGCTCGGCTCCCACACCCCGGGTCACCCGGAGTCCTTTGAAACCGTCGGCGTCGAGGCCACCACCGGCCCGCTCGGCCAGGGCATCGGCAATGCCGTCGGCTTCGCCCTTTCCGGCAAGCGCGCCGCGGCGAAGTTCAATACCGCCGACCACGTCATCTTCGACCAGCACATCTTCGCCCTGCACGGCGACGGCTGCCTTCAGGAAGGCGTCGCAAAGGAGGCCATCGCCTTCGCCGGCCACACCGGCCTCGATAACCTGATCCTCATCTATGACTCCAATGACGTCACTCTCGACGCCATGGCCGACCGGACCCAGGGCGAGGATGCGGAGGCTTACTTCAAGTCCCAGCAGTGGGACGCCGTAACCATCGATGGCCACGACTTCGCCGCGATCGCCGCCGCGATCGAGAAGGCCAAGTCTGACAAGAACGGCCGCCCGAAGGTGATCATCGCCAAGACCCTGATCGGAAAGGGCATCCCGCAGGTCGCCGGCACCGCCAGCGCCCACGGTGAAGGCGGCGCGAAATTCATCGATGAAGCCCGCGCGAATCTCGGCCTGCCAGCCGACGAGCACTTCTACGTTTCCGCCGAGGTCTATGCCCACTTCGCCGAAGTGAAGGCCGAGCAGAAAAAGGGCTTCGAAGCCTGGACGGCCACCTACAATGCATGGTCCGCCGCCAATCCGGAGCTCGCCGCCGAGTTGACCAATTCGGTCGCCGGTGCGGTGCCCAGCGACCTTTCCTCGAAGATCCCGGCTTTCGCCGCCGATTACAAGGACGCCACCCGCGGTGCCGGCGGCGTCGTGGTCCAGGCGCTTGCCAAGGCCGTGCCGCAATTCATCACCGGTTCGGCCGACCTTTACGGCTCCACCAAGAACTATATCAAGGACGGCGGCGACTTCTCCGCCAGCAATCCGCTCGGCCGCAATATCTGGTTCGGTATCCGCGAGCACGCGATGGGCGCCATCTGCAATGGCATCGCGTACGACGGCTTGTTCCGTGCGTCCGGCGCTACCTTCATGGTCTTCGCCGACTACGTCCGCCCGGCGATCCGCCTCGCTTCGCTGTCGAAGCTGCCGGTGACCTACATCTTCACCCACGACTCCGTCGGTGTCGGTGAAGACGGCCCGACCCACCAGCCGGTGGAGACCGTCAGCGGCCTGCGCGTGATCCCGAATCTCGACGTCATCCGCCCGGCCGATGCCGAGGAGACCGCCGGTGCCTTCGTCGCTGCGCAGCTCCGCTCCGATGGCCCCACGATGCTCAGCCTGACCCGCCAGGCGGTGCCACTGATGAATGAACTGTCCGTCGAAGAGCGCCGCGATGGCGTGCTGCGCGGCGGCTACATTGCGAAGAAGGAAAACGGCGATCTCAAGCTGATCCTCATGTCCTCCGGCTCCGAGCTGCAGCACGCGATGGCCGCGGTGGCTGAGCTTGGCGACGGCGTTCGCGTCGTCTCGATGCCTTGCTTCGAGCGCTTCGACCGCCAGGGTGCCGACTATCAGGAGAGCGTCTTGCCGAAGAGCTGCACCAAGCGCATCGCCATCGAAGCCGGCGTCTCCGGCCTCTGGTGGAAGTATGTCGGCCTCGGCGGCAAGGTCCTAGGCATCGACCGCTTCGGTATCAGCGCTCCGGGCAACACGGTGATGAAAGAGCTTGGCATGACCAAGGAGCACGTCGTCGCCGCGGCGAAGGCGCTTTAA
- a CDS encoding HD domain-containing protein, with the protein MDLDLPSELSDRFICWCRAANASEPEAETIWSSLSALYQEPHRHYHTLSHIAASLAELDATGHGIPELEGAIWFHDVVYDPTRADNEEASIAWFESVTATWLAPETRLTIARLISATDFRLPRSDREDEALMVDIDLAILSSEWPAYDAYRRAVRREYAHVPDEAFRTGRAKVMASFLKQPVYRTASYAIREAKARENISRELEELASGQPLAS; encoded by the coding sequence ATGGACCTCGACCTGCCCAGTGAGCTCTCTGATCGCTTCATCTGCTGGTGCCGGGCAGCCAATGCATCGGAGCCGGAAGCAGAGACGATCTGGTCAAGTCTCTCCGCACTCTATCAGGAACCCCACCGGCACTATCACACGCTGAGCCACATCGCCGCCTCGCTCGCGGAACTGGATGCTACCGGACACGGAATTCCGGAACTCGAAGGAGCGATCTGGTTTCACGATGTGGTTTACGACCCGACTCGGGCGGACAATGAGGAAGCGAGCATTGCTTGGTTCGAGAGCGTCACCGCGACATGGCTGGCACCGGAGACGAGGCTCACCATTGCTCGATTGATCTCCGCCACCGACTTCCGATTGCCGCGCTCGGATCGTGAGGATGAGGCGCTCATGGTGGACATCGATCTCGCGATTCTTTCCTCCGAATGGCCTGCCTACGATGCCTACCGGAGAGCGGTGCGACGCGAGTATGCCCATGTGCCGGACGAGGCTTTTCGGACCGGTCGCGCCAAGGTCATGGCGTCGTTTCTCAAGCAGCCGGTCTATCGCACGGCTTCCTATGCGATCCGCGAAGCCAAGGCTCGCGAGAACATCTCGCGCGAGCTTGAAGAACTGGCTTCGGGTCAGCCGCTGGCTTCTTGA
- a CDS encoding flavin reductase family protein has product MELDLLGAHADRAYPILAGLVVPRPIAWVTTLNENGTVNAAPFSFFNVFGDDPPLVIFAPGDREDGTPKDSARNAKRTGEFVVNLVDESLAEVMNRTSAPHPPGASETEHEGLATAPSSVVAPPRIAAAPAALECKVHSIQEIGTNRLVLGIIHRVHVQDALIDPEKLRIRQEVYHPIGRMAVPDWYCHTTDLFEMTRPR; this is encoded by the coding sequence ATGGAACTCGACTTGCTCGGCGCTCACGCCGACCGCGCTTATCCGATCCTCGCCGGGCTGGTGGTGCCGCGGCCGATTGCCTGGGTGACCACGCTCAATGAGAACGGCACCGTCAACGCCGCGCCCTTTTCCTTCTTCAATGTCTTCGGTGACGATCCACCGCTGGTCATCTTTGCTCCCGGTGATCGCGAGGATGGCACGCCGAAGGACAGCGCGAGGAACGCGAAGCGCACGGGTGAATTTGTCGTCAACCTCGTCGATGAAAGCCTCGCCGAAGTGATGAACCGCACGTCCGCGCCGCATCCGCCGGGGGCGAGTGAAACCGAACACGAAGGCTTGGCCACCGCGCCTTCCTCAGTGGTCGCACCGCCGCGGATCGCCGCTGCGCCGGCAGCGCTGGAGTGCAAGGTCCACTCGATTCAGGAGATCGGCACGAACCGGCTGGTGCTTGGCATCATCCATCGCGTCCACGTGCAGGATGCTCTCATCGATCCGGAGAAACTCCGGATCCGGCAGGAAGTTTACCACCCGATTGGCCGGATGGCGGTGCCGGATTGGTACTGCCACACGACCGACCTCTTCGAGATGACGCGGCCGCGTTGA
- a CDS encoding PVC-type heme-binding CxxCH protein, with the protein MRRTLILLAAGFVAPVSAQSGMAKGNPVKEAAGRMTVPAGFAVDLIAGEPDVVQPIAMCFDARGRIWVAEGLTYPKRAPEGEGKDRIVIFEDADANGTFETRKVFADGLNLVSGMETGFGGVFVGAAPNLMFLADENSDDRADGEPKILLDGWGYQDTHETLNSFIWGPDGWLYGCHGVFTHSKVGKPDTPDDQRVPLNAGIWRFHPVTEKFEVFAHGTSNPWGLDFNDWGEAFVEACVIPHLWHIIPGGFYQRQAGSHYNKHIYEPLETIADHRHWVGDISDHAHWGKEDAVSKEVADAGGGHAHSGFAICLSEAFPKEMRGSALFFNIHGHRLNRDVLERKGSGWTGKHAPDVMLSNDQWFLGVAIESGPDGALYFTDWHDETSCHRTDPVRWNRGNGRVFRLRHGDVQPWQGDLAKVSDLELAKHQAGRDEWRIRTARRVLQERMAKGSTLDPAAREFLVKTLQSHPDPTRRLRALWCLGACDLLDRSLLPLADADESVRAWAVRLAAQSGAAMERSHWLRLVSKEDSPVVLLSLCSALPKLPRELSMDLAAWIAPKMTKADPNLTRMFWFGVEAQVPSDEARAMTMALSCPDDRLAKWTARRISSPDALVESLATAGRRTGLLLDALTGRLDEKPDERLSATQLQVISALTGDKAVKAKAAAIAERSGGQQAIARLWSKVEDRKADAADRLDSLRLLATFLKETDESRLAGLLDDPALRLPVLTARPAMLAHGATSDRVAGFTAEEKAAVSRLAASEGHATKLLEWLAAMKLKQQDVPADAVARLREVRKASLQAKVVELWGEPTTDANARRAVIESWHGKLTPAVLAGADTAKGRAIFDRTCAACHKLFGEGGAIGPELTGGERGSVGHWLDNILDPNALVGQGYALHRIEKNDGTTVTGMLAGENDGELILRMVGIETRVAKKDVKSNTALGNSMMPEGLLTGLSDDEVRDLIGYLMSPAQVKKP; encoded by the coding sequence ATGCGTCGCACCCTGATCCTCCTCGCCGCCGGTTTCGTGGCGCCTGTTTCCGCCCAGAGCGGGATGGCCAAGGGTAATCCCGTCAAGGAGGCGGCGGGGCGGATGACCGTGCCGGCGGGCTTTGCCGTCGATCTCATCGCCGGCGAGCCGGATGTGGTGCAGCCGATCGCGATGTGCTTCGACGCCCGCGGGCGGATTTGGGTGGCCGAGGGGCTGACCTATCCGAAGCGTGCTCCGGAAGGGGAGGGGAAGGATCGCATCGTGATCTTCGAGGATGCCGATGCGAATGGCACTTTCGAGACCCGCAAGGTTTTCGCCGACGGGCTGAATCTGGTCAGCGGCATGGAGACGGGATTCGGCGGCGTCTTCGTGGGTGCCGCGCCGAACCTGATGTTCCTCGCGGATGAGAACAGCGACGACCGCGCCGATGGTGAACCGAAGATTTTGTTAGATGGCTGGGGCTACCAGGACACGCACGAGACGCTGAATTCATTCATCTGGGGGCCGGATGGCTGGCTCTATGGCTGCCATGGCGTCTTCACGCATTCCAAGGTCGGAAAGCCGGACACGCCGGATGACCAGCGCGTGCCGCTCAATGCGGGCATCTGGCGCTTTCATCCGGTCACGGAGAAGTTCGAGGTCTTCGCCCACGGCACCTCGAATCCGTGGGGACTCGATTTCAATGACTGGGGCGAGGCCTTCGTCGAGGCGTGCGTAATCCCTCACCTGTGGCACATCATTCCCGGCGGCTTCTACCAGCGGCAGGCCGGCTCGCATTACAACAAGCACATCTACGAGCCGCTGGAAACCATCGCCGATCACCGGCATTGGGTGGGCGACATCAGCGATCACGCGCACTGGGGCAAGGAGGATGCGGTGTCGAAGGAAGTGGCGGATGCCGGCGGCGGTCATGCTCACAGCGGCTTCGCGATATGCCTGAGCGAGGCATTCCCGAAGGAGATGCGTGGCAGCGCGCTGTTCTTCAACATCCACGGCCACCGCCTGAACCGCGATGTGTTGGAGCGGAAAGGCTCCGGCTGGACCGGCAAGCACGCGCCCGATGTGATGCTGTCGAATGACCAGTGGTTCCTCGGCGTGGCGATCGAGTCCGGGCCGGATGGCGCGCTCTACTTCACCGACTGGCATGATGAGACGAGCTGCCATCGTACCGATCCCGTGCGATGGAATCGTGGCAATGGCCGTGTCTTTCGCTTGCGCCATGGCGACGTGCAGCCGTGGCAAGGCGACTTGGCGAAAGTGTCCGACCTGGAACTCGCGAAGCACCAAGCGGGCCGCGACGAGTGGCGGATCCGCACCGCGCGGCGCGTGCTTCAGGAGCGCATGGCGAAGGGCAGCACGCTCGATCCGGCGGCGCGCGAGTTCCTCGTGAAGACCTTGCAGAGCCATCCCGATCCCACGCGCCGGCTGCGGGCCCTGTGGTGCCTGGGGGCGTGCGATTTGTTAGACCGGAGCCTGCTGCCGCTGGCGGATGCCGACGAGAGCGTCCGCGCCTGGGCGGTGCGTCTGGCGGCGCAGTCCGGCGCGGCCATGGAGCGCAGCCACTGGCTGAGGCTCGTGTCGAAGGAGGACTCACCGGTGGTGCTGCTTTCGCTGTGCTCCGCGCTGCCGAAGCTGCCGCGGGAACTCTCGATGGACCTCGCCGCCTGGATCGCCCCGAAGATGACCAAGGCGGATCCGAACCTCACGCGGATGTTCTGGTTCGGCGTCGAAGCGCAGGTGCCGTCCGATGAAGCGCGGGCCATGACCATGGCGCTGAGTTGCCCGGATGACCGGTTGGCAAAATGGACGGCGCGCCGGATTTCCTCGCCGGATGCGCTCGTGGAATCGCTCGCGACCGCAGGAAGAAGGACCGGGCTTCTTTTGGATGCTCTGACCGGCCGCCTCGACGAAAAGCCTGACGAGAGATTGTCAGCCACCCAGTTGCAGGTCATTTCGGCGCTCACCGGAGACAAGGCGGTGAAGGCCAAGGCCGCGGCGATTGCCGAGCGCAGCGGCGGCCAGCAAGCGATCGCCCGCCTGTGGTCGAAGGTGGAGGACCGCAAGGCGGATGCGGCAGACCGGCTGGATTCCCTGCGCCTGTTGGCGACCTTTTTGAAGGAGACCGACGAAAGCCGCCTCGCAGGCCTGCTGGATGATCCCGCGCTCCGCTTGCCGGTGCTGACGGCCCGGCCGGCCATGCTCGCGCATGGCGCGACGAGTGATCGCGTCGCTGGATTCACGGCGGAAGAAAAAGCCGCCGTGTCGCGACTCGCGGCAAGCGAGGGCCACGCCACGAAGCTGCTCGAGTGGCTGGCGGCGATGAAGCTCAAGCAACAGGATGTCCCCGCCGATGCGGTGGCGAGGCTTCGCGAAGTACGGAAGGCCTCGTTGCAGGCGAAGGTCGTTGAGCTATGGGGCGAGCCGACGACCGATGCCAATGCCCGTCGCGCAGTGATCGAAAGCTGGCACGGCAAGCTGACTCCCGCCGTGCTCGCAGGGGCGGACACCGCCAAGGGGCGCGCGATTTTCGACCGGACCTGCGCCGCTTGCCACAAGCTCTTCGGCGAAGGAGGCGCGATCGGCCCTGAACTCACCGGCGGCGAGCGCGGTAGTGTCGGCCACTGGCTGGACAACATTCTCGACCCGAATGCGCTGGTCGGGCAGGGCTATGCGCTCCACCGCATCGAGAAGAACGACGGCACCACCGTCACCGGCATGCTCGCGGGGGAGAACGATGGCGAACTGATCCTGCGCATGGTGGGCATCGAAACGCGGGTGGCGAAGAAGGACGTGAAGAGCAACACCGCGCTCGGGAACTCCATGATGCCGGAGGGCTTGCTCACCGGGCTTTCGGACGATGAGGTGCGCGACCTGATCGGCTACCTCATGTCGCCTGCCCAAGTGAAGAAGCCATGA
- a CDS encoding DUF1552 domain-containing protein translates to MSTYPGLTSRRGFLRGLGAAVGLPALEGFRPLMAAETAGRALATTASGAPLRTAFLYIPNGVNLAHWRPNGTTAGYKMGETFKPMEALREHFQIYTGFEQQFAAANGDGPGDHARGVATFLTSRQARKTAGSDINLGISIDQVAANAIGSQTRLPSLELSADGVRKSGSCDSGYSCAYQFNLSWRSENQPMTPESNARAVFERLFGAGDAKERADSLGRRYAAKKSMLDFIEHDAKALHRRLGRGDQQKLDEYLTGVREIEKQIEKTEAMGLPPDPGQAAPKGEPGTYGDHLRLMMDMMVLAFKTDSTRISTFLMAHDGSNRSFKEIGVNDGHHNISHHQGKKDNLEKIAKIDLFYMQQLAYFLDKMKNTEDVDGKSLLHNSMIVYGGCISDGDRHNHDDLPIVLAGNAGGAFKPGRHVELGENVPLANLYLRMMEEMGVKEKRFGDSTGVLRKV, encoded by the coding sequence ATGAGCACGTATCCCGGACTGACGAGCCGCCGCGGTTTCCTCCGCGGCCTGGGAGCCGCCGTCGGCTTGCCCGCCCTCGAGGGCTTCCGCCCGCTGATGGCCGCGGAGACCGCGGGCCGTGCGCTGGCCACCACCGCCAGCGGCGCACCCCTGCGCACCGCCTTCCTCTACATCCCGAATGGCGTGAATCTGGCCCACTGGCGGCCGAACGGCACCACGGCGGGCTACAAGATGGGCGAAACCTTCAAGCCGATGGAAGCCCTGCGCGAGCACTTCCAGATCTACACCGGCTTCGAGCAGCAATTCGCCGCAGCCAATGGCGATGGCCCGGGTGACCATGCCCGCGGCGTCGCCACCTTCCTGACCAGTCGCCAGGCCCGCAAGACCGCCGGCTCCGACATCAATCTCGGCATCTCCATCGATCAGGTCGCCGCGAATGCGATCGGCAGCCAGACCCGCCTGCCTTCGCTGGAACTCTCCGCGGATGGCGTGCGCAAGTCCGGCTCCTGCGACTCCGGCTACTCCTGCGCCTATCAATTCAACCTCTCCTGGCGCTCGGAAAACCAGCCGATGACCCCGGAGTCGAATGCGCGCGCCGTCTTCGAGCGCCTCTTCGGCGCGGGCGATGCGAAGGAGCGCGCCGACAGCCTGGGCCGCCGCTACGCCGCCAAGAAGTCGATGCTCGACTTCATCGAGCACGACGCGAAGGCGCTCCACCGCCGGCTCGGCCGCGGCGACCAGCAGAAGCTCGATGAGTACCTCACCGGCGTCCGCGAGATCGAGAAGCAGATCGAGAAGACCGAGGCCATGGGCCTGCCACCCGACCCCGGCCAAGCCGCGCCGAAGGGCGAGCCCGGCACCTATGGGGATCACCTGCGGCTGATGATGGACATGATGGTGCTGGCCTTCAAAACCGACTCCACCCGCATCTCCACCTTCCTGATGGCGCACGACGGCAGCAACCGCAGCTTCAAGGAGATCGGCGTCAATGATGGCCACCACAACATCTCCCACCACCAGGGCAAGAAAGACAACCTGGAGAAGATCGCCAAGATCGACCTCTTCTACATGCAGCAGCTCGCCTACTTCCTCGACAAGATGAAGAACACCGAGGACGTGGACGGCAAGAGCCTGCTCCACAACTCGATGATCGTGTATGGCGGCTGCATTTCCGACGGCGACCGTCACAACCACGACGACCTGCCCATCGTCCTCGCTGGCAATGCCGGTGGTGCCTTCAAGCCCGGCCGCCACGTCGAACTCGGGGAGAATGTCCCGCTCGCCAATCTCTACCTCCGGATGATGGAGGAGATGGGCGTGAAGGAGAAACGCTTCGGCGACTCGACAGGCGTGCTGCGCAAGGTGTGA
- a CDS encoding DUF1592 domain-containing protein, whose product MTRRMLARSILFSLLLPAAAFAATPEASYKTEILPLLENYCFSCHGDGSAKGKFSMDEYKDLSAHLGDRKHWLPVWKNLRSQVMPPADKDQLTPTEKRKLQAWIETKVFKLDPQNPDPGRVTIRRLNRTEYQNAVFDLLGVEYDTKDVFPPDDTGYGFDNIGDVLSISPLLMEKYIAAADEVVALALPEGAAAQVPRIDIEGKAFKVPFDDKITGRWLPFAKKQQVTVEQEIPYDGEYQIKVEYAIKGATEATVHEAQMVVKAGGAKVGEVSLGWDQRRVIELTGKAPLKKGKQAFEISLNPGRQPASGEEELFLTIHRVIVQGPLGGDKREYAKGYRMIFVDGPAPEKEAERERYARKIMRSFVSRAFRKPLDDSTIDRLVDIVKEVDRQPGKEFEDGLKQAIATCLASPRFLFRVEIQPEPNNPAKIVPLDEYSVAARLSFFLWGSVPDDELLSLAFNNKLRANLHAQIDRMLLDPRSARLTENFIGQWLQARDVESVPVSAKDILGLGSNREAARAFDVRLRSDMQTETQMLFDFVLRKDRPAQELISARYSFLNGRLAKFYGIAGVEGEDFQPVDLTEHPERGGLLTQGSVLMVTSNPTRTSPVKRGLFVLDNILGTPAPPAPPDVPKLEDASTATGKNPTMREMMEFHRSKPDCRGCHARMDPIGLGLENFNALGQFRTDEHGKKIDTGGQLLTGEKFSNVAELKDVLATKRREDFYRCLSEKLLTYAIGRGVEYYDATTIDQLVERLEKNDGKLRELIYGIVESAPFQRRRGDD is encoded by the coding sequence GTGACCCGCCGCATGCTTGCCAGATCGATCCTCTTTTCCCTGTTGCTTCCCGCCGCCGCATTCGCTGCGACTCCGGAAGCGAGCTACAAGACGGAGATCCTTCCGCTGTTAGAGAACTACTGCTTCTCCTGCCACGGCGACGGCTCGGCCAAGGGGAAGTTCTCGATGGACGAGTACAAGGACCTCTCGGCCCATCTGGGCGATCGCAAGCACTGGCTGCCGGTGTGGAAGAATCTCCGCAGCCAGGTCATGCCGCCGGCCGACAAGGACCAGCTCACCCCGACGGAGAAGCGCAAGCTGCAGGCGTGGATCGAGACGAAAGTCTTCAAGCTCGACCCGCAGAATCCGGATCCCGGCCGGGTGACGATCCGCCGTTTGAACCGCACGGAATATCAGAATGCGGTCTTCGATTTGCTCGGCGTCGAATACGATACCAAGGACGTCTTTCCGCCGGACGACACGGGCTACGGCTTCGACAATATCGGCGACGTACTCTCGATCTCGCCGCTGCTGATGGAGAAATACATCGCCGCCGCGGATGAGGTAGTGGCGCTTGCTCTGCCCGAAGGAGCCGCGGCGCAGGTCCCGCGGATCGATATCGAGGGCAAGGCGTTCAAGGTGCCCTTCGACGACAAGATCACCGGCCGCTGGCTGCCTTTCGCAAAGAAGCAGCAGGTCACCGTGGAGCAGGAGATCCCTTACGACGGCGAGTATCAGATCAAGGTGGAATACGCCATAAAGGGCGCAACCGAGGCCACGGTGCACGAGGCGCAGATGGTTGTGAAAGCCGGCGGCGCGAAGGTGGGCGAAGTCTCCCTCGGCTGGGACCAGCGGCGGGTGATCGAACTCACCGGCAAGGCCCCGCTGAAGAAGGGCAAGCAGGCCTTCGAGATCAGCCTGAATCCCGGACGGCAGCCCGCTTCTGGCGAAGAAGAGCTCTTCCTCACCATCCACCGCGTGATCGTCCAAGGCCCGCTGGGCGGTGACAAACGCGAGTATGCCAAAGGCTACCGGATGATCTTCGTCGATGGTCCCGCCCCCGAGAAGGAGGCCGAGCGCGAACGCTACGCCCGCAAGATCATGCGCAGCTTCGTGAGCCGCGCCTTCCGCAAGCCGCTCGATGATTCCACCATCGACCGACTGGTGGACATCGTGAAGGAAGTGGACCGCCAACCGGGCAAGGAATTCGAGGACGGGCTCAAGCAGGCGATCGCGACCTGCCTCGCCTCGCCGCGTTTCCTGTTCCGCGTGGAGATCCAGCCGGAGCCGAACAACCCGGCGAAGATCGTGCCGCTCGACGAATACTCCGTTGCCGCGCGCCTGTCGTTTTTTCTCTGGGGCTCGGTGCCGGATGACGAGCTGCTGAGCCTGGCCTTCAACAACAAGCTGCGGGCGAACCTGCACGCACAGATCGACCGCATGCTACTCGATCCGCGGTCGGCGCGTCTCACGGAAAACTTCATCGGCCAATGGCTGCAGGCTCGCGATGTCGAGTCGGTGCCGGTCAGCGCGAAGGACATCCTCGGCCTCGGCAGCAACCGCGAGGCGGCACGTGCCTTCGACGTACGGCTGCGTTCCGACATGCAGACAGAGACGCAGATGCTGTTCGATTTCGTGCTGCGCAAGGACCGGCCCGCGCAGGAATTGATCTCGGCCCGCTACAGCTTCCTCAATGGGCGGCTGGCGAAGTTCTATGGCATCGCTGGGGTCGAGGGTGAGGACTTCCAGCCCGTGGATCTCACCGAGCATCCGGAGCGCGGTGGCCTGCTGACCCAGGGCAGCGTGCTGATGGTGACCTCGAATCCGACCCGCACCTCGCCGGTGAAGCGCGGGCTCTTCGTGCTGGATAACATCCTCGGCACCCCCGCCCCACCGGCCCCGCCGGATGTCCCGAAGCTCGAGGACGCCTCCACCGCGACCGGCAAGAACCCGACGATGCGTGAAATGATGGAGTTCCACCGCAGCAAGCCGGATTGCCGCGGCTGCCACGCGCGCATGGACCCGATCGGCCTCGGCTTGGAGAACTTCAATGCGCTCGGCCAATTCCGCACTGACGAGCATGGCAAGAAGATCGACACCGGCGGTCAGCTCCTCACCGGCGAGAAATTCTCCAACGTGGCCGAGCTGAAGGACGTGCTCGCCACCAAGCGCCGTGAGGATTTCTACCGCTGCCTTTCCGAGAAGCTCCTCACCTACGCCATCGGCCGCGGCGTCGAGTATTACGACGCCACCACCATCGACCAGCTCGTCGAGCGCTTGGAGAAGAACGACGGCAAGCTCCGCGAACTGATCTATGGAATCGTCGAAAGCGCCCCCTTCCAGCGGCGGCGTGGCGACGACTAA
- a CDS encoding alpha/beta hydrolase yields the protein MKFVPAFFAAACLATAMAGAEDLTIGPDYTDAPEVKAKDGVPKGKIVRFTMKSEDSKIYKGIAKGKKGKVPYERKVAVYIPEQLDKKKPAPFLIAQDGGWYLGVVPPVLDNLIQEKRVPAMVAILIDSGGGDAQGSQRGLEYDTVDGVYAEFVEKEVLPRVEKECDLRLTKDPEARATMGGSSGAAAAFTMAWFRPDLYHRVLSYSGTYVNQQSPENRRTPHGAWEYHENLIPRAKAKPLRIWLQVSEKDNGHDRDDSSYHNWVRANRLMAAELKKKEYAYRFVFSEKAGHTDGRVTRQTLPGALEWLWQGYPDTPAATKPAP from the coding sequence ATGAAATTCGTCCCGGCCTTCTTCGCCGCTGCCTGCCTGGCCACTGCCATGGCCGGAGCGGAAGACCTCACCATCGGGCCGGACTACACCGATGCGCCGGAGGTGAAGGCGAAGGACGGCGTGCCCAAGGGAAAGATCGTCCGCTTCACCATGAAGTCGGAGGACAGCAAGATCTACAAGGGCATCGCCAAGGGGAAGAAGGGCAAGGTGCCCTACGAGCGGAAGGTCGCGGTCTACATCCCCGAGCAGCTCGACAAGAAGAAGCCCGCGCCTTTCCTCATCGCGCAGGACGGCGGCTGGTACCTCGGCGTGGTGCCGCCGGTGCTGGACAATCTGATCCAGGAGAAGCGGGTGCCCGCAATGGTCGCGATCCTGATCGACTCCGGCGGCGGCGATGCGCAGGGCAGCCAGCGCGGGCTGGAATACGATACTGTCGATGGCGTCTACGCGGAGTTCGTGGAAAAGGAAGTCCTGCCCCGCGTGGAGAAAGAATGCGACCTGAGGCTGACCAAGGACCCAGAGGCACGCGCCACGATGGGCGGCAGTTCGGGTGCCGCGGCCGCGTTCACCATGGCGTGGTTCCGCCCCGATCTCTACCACCGCGTGCTGAGCTATTCCGGCACCTACGTGAACCAGCAGTCGCCGGAAAACCGCCGCACGCCGCACGGTGCCTGGGAGTATCACGAGAACCTGATTCCCCGCGCGAAGGCCAAGCCGCTGCGCATCTGGTTGCAGGTCAGCGAGAAGGACAATGGCCACGACCGCGACGACTCCTCGTATCACAATTGGGTCCGCGCAAATCGCCTGATGGCCGCCGAATTGAAGAAAAAGGAATACGCCTACCGTTTCGTCTTCTCTGAAAAGGCGGGCCATACCGATGGCCGCGTGACCCGCCAGACCCTGCCCGGCGCGCTCGAGTGGCTGTGGCAGGGCTACCCCGACACACCCGCCGCGACGAAGCCCGCCCCGTGA